In Myxococcota bacterium, a genomic segment contains:
- a CDS encoding 6-phosphofructokinase: protein VLAEGIAELLDPADLEGMEDAERDDHGHVRLSELPLGDLLKREIKARFARRGITAIKVVAKDIGYELRCAHPIPFDAEYTRDLGYGAARAILEGGSNCMITRQNGAIVTMPFSELMDPRTGRTRVRLVDTTSESYEVARKYMIRLGPSDLADPLWLQTLAEAGNTSAADLRERFGREQ, encoded by the coding sequence GGTTCTGGCGGAGGGCATCGCGGAGCTGCTCGACCCCGCGGACCTCGAGGGCATGGAGGACGCCGAGCGCGACGACCACGGCCACGTGCGGCTGTCCGAGCTGCCGCTGGGCGACCTGCTCAAGCGCGAGATCAAGGCGCGTTTCGCAAGGCGCGGAATCACCGCGATCAAGGTGGTCGCGAAAGACATCGGCTACGAGCTGCGCTGCGCGCACCCGATCCCGTTCGACGCCGAGTACACGCGCGACCTGGGCTACGGCGCCGCGCGCGCGATCCTGGAGGGCGGCTCCAACTGCATGATCACGCGCCAGAACGGCGCGATCGTGACCATGCCGTTCTCGGAGCTCATGGACCCGAGGACCGGCCGCACGCGCGTGCGCCTGGTCGACACCACGTCGGAGTCGTACGAGGTCGCGCGCAAGTACATGATCCGGCTCGGGCCGAGTGACCTGGCCGATCCCCTCTGGCTGCAGACACTCGCCGAGGCCGGCAACACCAGCGCCGCGGATCTGCGCGAGCGCTTCGGGCGCGAGCAGTAG
- a CDS encoding DUF99 family protein, which yields MRPHVLGIDEGPFVKSQREPVPLVAALCEGGDLLEAVARSAFAVDGDGATEFLARWIGGLRLCASLQAVALGGITLAGLGLVDVRALADALGAPVLVVTRRPPDNARLRAALEAAGLLPRFAIAERSPAAFDTGEGVWLAHAGVERAGALALLRASRSKAKLPEALRVAHLFATALVRGESYGRV from the coding sequence ATGCGACCGCACGTGCTCGGCATCGACGAGGGACCGTTCGTCAAGAGTCAGCGCGAGCCCGTGCCGCTGGTGGCCGCGCTGTGCGAGGGCGGCGACCTGCTCGAAGCCGTTGCGCGCAGCGCGTTCGCCGTCGACGGCGACGGCGCTACGGAGTTCCTGGCGCGCTGGATCGGCGGGCTGCGCCTGTGCGCGAGCTTGCAGGCGGTTGCGCTGGGCGGGATCACGCTCGCGGGGCTGGGTCTGGTCGACGTGCGCGCGCTCGCCGACGCGCTCGGCGCGCCCGTGCTGGTGGTGACTCGCCGGCCGCCCGACAACGCTCGGCTGCGCGCTGCGCTCGAGGCGGCCGGGCTCCTGCCGCGCTTCGCGATCGCCGAGCGCTCGCCCGCGGCGTTCGACACCGGCGAAGGCGTCTGGCTGGCGCACGCCGGCGTGGAGCGCGCCGGAGCGCTGGCGCTGCTGCGCGCGTCGCGCAGCAAGGCCAAGCTGCCCGAGGCGCTGCGCGTCGCACACCTGTTCGCGACCGCGCTGGTGCGCGGCGAGTCATACGGCCGTGTGTGA